A genomic region of Streptomyces sp. NBC_00247 contains the following coding sequences:
- the leuA gene encoding 2-isopropylmalate synthase — translation MTTVNTSGNSVGRPTPITNATQLQKTSGMPIHKYGRYEAVEIPDRTWPDKRITVAPRWLSTDLRDGNQALIDPMSPARKREMFDLLVKMGYKEIEVGFPASGETDFAFVRSIIEEGAIPEDVTISVLTQSREELIERTVESLRGAHRATVHLYNATAPTFRRVVFRGSKEQVKQIAVDGTRLVMEYAEKILGGDTIFGYQYSPEIFTDTELDFALEVCEAVCDVWQPEAGREIILNLPATVERSTPSTHADRFEWMSRNLSRREFVCLSVHPHNDRGTAVAAAELALMAGADRVEGCLFGQGERTGNVDLVTLGMNLFSQGVDPQIDFSQIDEIRRTSEYCNQMEVHPRHPYAGDLVYTSFSGSHQDAIKKGFDAMEADAAARGAGVTVDDIEWTVPYLPIDPKDVGRSYEAVIRVNSQSGKGGIAYVLKNDHKLDLPRRMQIEFSRIIQAKTDAEGGEITPAQIWSAFEDEYLPSADGDAARWGRVQIRSGQTTTGQDGRDTLTIEATVDGADTVLTGTGNGPISAFFEALAGIGIDARLLDYTEHTMSEGASSQAASYIECAIDGKVLWGIGIDANTTRASLKAVVSAVNRAGR, via the coding sequence ATGACCACCGTGAACACTTCCGGTAATTCCGTCGGCCGTCCCACGCCGATCACCAACGCGACGCAGCTCCAGAAGACTTCCGGAATGCCGATCCACAAGTACGGCCGGTACGAGGCGGTGGAGATCCCCGACCGCACCTGGCCGGACAAGCGGATCACGGTGGCGCCCCGCTGGCTCTCCACCGACCTGCGCGACGGCAACCAGGCCCTGATCGACCCGATGTCCCCGGCCCGCAAGCGCGAGATGTTCGATCTGCTCGTGAAGATGGGCTACAAGGAGATCGAGGTCGGCTTCCCGGCCTCCGGCGAGACCGACTTCGCGTTCGTACGCTCCATCATCGAAGAGGGCGCGATCCCCGAGGACGTGACGATCTCCGTCCTGACCCAGTCCCGCGAGGAACTGATCGAGCGGACCGTCGAGTCGCTGCGCGGCGCGCACCGGGCCACCGTCCACCTGTACAACGCCACCGCCCCCACCTTCCGCCGCGTGGTCTTCCGCGGCTCGAAGGAGCAGGTCAAGCAGATCGCGGTGGACGGCACCCGGCTGGTCATGGAGTACGCCGAGAAGATCCTGGGCGGCGACACGATCTTCGGCTACCAGTACAGCCCCGAGATCTTCACCGACACCGAGCTGGACTTCGCCCTGGAGGTCTGCGAGGCGGTCTGCGACGTGTGGCAGCCGGAGGCGGGCCGCGAGATCATCCTCAACCTGCCCGCCACCGTGGAGCGTTCGACGCCGTCCACGCACGCGGACCGGTTCGAGTGGATGTCGCGCAACCTGTCCCGTCGTGAGTTCGTCTGTCTGTCGGTCCACCCGCACAACGACCGCGGCACGGCCGTCGCCGCCGCCGAACTGGCGCTGATGGCCGGCGCCGACCGCGTCGAGGGCTGCCTGTTCGGCCAGGGCGAGCGCACCGGCAACGTCGACCTGGTCACCCTGGGGATGAACCTGTTCTCCCAGGGCGTCGACCCGCAGATCGACTTCTCCCAGATCGACGAGATCCGCCGCACCAGCGAGTACTGCAACCAGATGGAGGTCCACCCGCGCCACCCCTACGCGGGCGACCTCGTCTACACCTCCTTCTCCGGCTCCCACCAGGACGCCATCAAGAAGGGCTTCGACGCCATGGAGGCCGACGCGGCCGCCCGGGGCGCCGGCGTCACCGTTGACGACATCGAGTGGACGGTTCCGTACCTGCCGATCGACCCGAAGGACGTCGGCCGGTCCTACGAGGCCGTGATCCGCGTCAACTCCCAGTCCGGCAAGGGCGGTATCGCATACGTCCTGAAGAACGACCACAAGCTGGACCTGCCGCGCCGGATGCAGATCGAGTTCTCCCGGATCATCCAGGCCAAGACCGACGCCGAGGGCGGCGAGATCACTCCGGCGCAGATCTGGTCCGCCTTCGAGGACGAGTACCTGCCCAGCGCCGACGGCGACGCCGCCCGATGGGGACGGGTCCAGATCCGTTCCGGCCAGACCACCACCGGGCAGGACGGCCGGGACACGCTGACCATCGAGGCCACCGTGGACGGCGCCGACACCGTGCTGACCGGCACCGGCAACGGCCCGATCTCCGCCTTCTTCGAGGCGCTGGCCGGCATCGGCATCGACGCACGGCTGCTGGACTACACCGAGCACACCATGAGCGAGGGCGCCAGCTCGCAGGCCGCCTCGTACATCGAGTGCGCGATCGACGGCAAGGTCCTGTGGGGCATCGGCATCGACGCCAACACCACCCGGGCCTCGCTCAAGGCGGTCGTCTCGGCCGTCAACCGCGCGGGCCGCTGA
- a CDS encoding TerB family tellurite resistance protein, translating to MRSAKGQRALRRGLYGIRTAWDAVGDGEFFCQDCGGDRNYRRLTGRRRLTVLGVPLLRRGGAGTVVECADCGAHSGTEALEHPTTTRFSSMLREAVHTVALAVLASGGTPRTALETAACTVREAGLADCSEDQLLTVVEVLTADIGHDDGVGATAGACGAALAIELHEVLTPLARHLVPAGRESVLLQGARIALADGPYGAAEREVLTTVGRALRLRPEDTARLLTAAARMPS from the coding sequence GTGCGGTCAGCCAAAGGACAACGCGCCCTGAGAAGGGGCCTGTACGGCATCCGCACCGCATGGGACGCCGTCGGTGACGGCGAGTTCTTCTGCCAGGACTGCGGCGGCGACCGCAACTACCGCCGCCTCACCGGCCGTCGCAGGCTCACCGTGCTCGGGGTGCCGCTGCTGCGGCGCGGCGGCGCGGGAACCGTCGTCGAATGCGCCGACTGCGGCGCCCACTCCGGCACCGAGGCCCTGGAGCACCCCACCACCACCCGGTTCTCCTCGATGCTCCGGGAGGCCGTGCACACGGTCGCGCTGGCCGTCCTGGCCTCGGGCGGCACCCCCCGCACCGCCCTGGAGACCGCTGCCTGCACCGTCCGCGAGGCCGGCCTCGCGGACTGCTCGGAGGACCAGCTCCTCACCGTCGTGGAGGTGCTCACCGCCGACATCGGCCACGACGACGGCGTCGGCGCCACCGCCGGGGCCTGCGGTGCGGCCCTCGCCATCGAGCTGCACGAGGTGCTCACCCCGCTCGCCCGCCACCTGGTCCCGGCCGGCCGGGAGTCGGTCCTGCTCCAGGGCGCCCGCATCGCACTGGCCGACGGCCCGTACGGCGCGGCGGAGCGCGAGGTGCTGACCACCGTGGGCCGCGCGCTGCGGCTCCGCCCCGAGGACACCGCCCGGTTGCTCACCGCGGCCGCCCGCATGCCGTCCTGA
- the recO gene encoding DNA repair protein RecO, with protein MSLFRDDGVVLRTQKLGEADRIITLLTRGHGRVRAVARGVRRTKSKFGARLEPFSHVDVQFFARGSELIGRGLPLCTQSETIAPYGGRIVTDYARYTAGTAMLETAERFTDHEGEPAVQQYLLLVGGLRTLAGGEHAPHLILDAFLLRSLAVNGYAPSFEDCARCGMPGPNRFFSIAAGGAVCADCRVPGSVVPSAEALTLLSALLSGDWATADACEARHAREGSGLVSAYLHWHLERGLRSLRYVEQ; from the coding sequence ATGAGCTTGTTCCGGGACGACGGCGTCGTACTGCGTACGCAGAAACTGGGCGAGGCCGACCGGATCATCACCCTGCTGACCCGCGGCCACGGCCGGGTGCGCGCGGTCGCCCGGGGGGTCCGCCGCACCAAGTCCAAGTTCGGCGCCCGCCTCGAACCCTTCTCCCACGTGGACGTGCAGTTCTTCGCGCGCGGCAGCGAGCTGATCGGCCGGGGGCTGCCGCTCTGCACGCAGAGCGAGACCATCGCCCCGTACGGCGGCCGGATCGTCACCGACTACGCCCGCTACACCGCCGGCACCGCCATGCTGGAGACCGCCGAGCGCTTCACCGACCACGAGGGTGAACCGGCCGTCCAGCAGTACCTGCTGCTCGTCGGCGGGCTGCGCACCCTCGCCGGGGGCGAACACGCCCCCCACCTCATCCTCGACGCGTTCCTGCTGCGCTCCCTCGCCGTCAACGGCTACGCCCCCAGCTTCGAGGACTGCGCGCGGTGCGGAATGCCCGGACCGAACCGTTTCTTCTCCATCGCGGCGGGCGGAGCCGTATGCGCCGACTGCCGGGTGCCCGGGAGCGTCGTACCCTCGGCGGAGGCCCTGACCCTGCTGAGCGCGCTGCTCAGCGGCGACTGGGCGACGGCGGACGCGTGCGAGGCGCGTCATGCCAGGGAGGGGAGCGGGCTGGTGTCCGCCTATCTGCACTGGCATCTGGAGCGCGGTCTGCGCTCGCTGCGGTACGTGGAACAGTGA
- a CDS encoding isoprenyl transferase yields MAVRGILGGRNRRTYKTPEPHPSGATPPKIPAELVPQHVAVVMDGNGRWAKERGLPRTEGHRVGEGVVMDVLKGCIEMGVKNLSLYAFSTENWKRSPDEVKFLMNFNRDVIRRRRDEMDELGIRIRWVGRMPKLWKSVVQELQVAQEQTKDNDKMTLYFCVNYGGRAEIADAAQRIAEDVAAGRLDPSKVNEKTFAKYIYYPDMPDVDLFVRPSGEQRTSNYLIWQSAYAEMVFQDVLWPDFDRRDLWRACLEYARRDRRFGGAQEAAPAGEPAPGA; encoded by the coding sequence ATGGCAGTACGCGGGATCCTCGGCGGCCGTAACCGGCGCACGTACAAGACCCCCGAGCCGCACCCGTCCGGTGCGACACCCCCGAAGATCCCCGCCGAGCTGGTGCCCCAGCACGTGGCCGTCGTGATGGACGGGAACGGCCGCTGGGCCAAGGAGCGCGGTCTCCCGCGCACCGAGGGCCACCGGGTCGGCGAAGGCGTCGTCATGGACGTCCTCAAGGGCTGCATCGAGATGGGCGTCAAGAACCTCTCGCTCTACGCGTTCTCCACGGAGAACTGGAAGCGGTCCCCGGACGAGGTGAAGTTCCTCATGAACTTCAACCGGGACGTCATCCGCCGCCGACGGGACGAGATGGACGAGCTCGGCATCCGCATCCGCTGGGTCGGCCGGATGCCCAAGCTGTGGAAGTCCGTCGTCCAGGAGCTCCAGGTCGCCCAGGAGCAGACCAAGGACAACGACAAGATGACGCTGTACTTCTGCGTCAACTACGGCGGCCGGGCCGAGATCGCCGACGCCGCGCAGCGCATCGCCGAGGACGTGGCGGCGGGCAGGCTCGACCCGTCGAAGGTCAACGAGAAGACGTTCGCGAAGTACATCTACTACCCGGACATGCCGGACGTGGACCTCTTCGTGCGCCCCAGCGGCGAGCAGCGCACCTCCAACTACCTGATCTGGCAGAGCGCCTACGCCGAGATGGTGTTCCAGGACGTGCTGTGGCCCGATTTCGACCGCCGCGACCTGTGGCGCGCCTGCCTGGAGTACGCCCGGCGCGACCGCCGCTTCGGCGGCGCGCAGGAGGCCGCCCCGGCCGGGGAGCCCGCGCCCGGGGCGTGA
- a CDS encoding Fur family transcriptional regulator: MARHLYGRHEEAAVAAPISGTNAAPVRGRSTRQRAAVAAALDEVDEFRSAQELHDVLKHRGDSVGLTTVYRTLQSLADAGEVDVLRTTEGESVYRRCSTGDHHHHLVCRVCGKAVEVEGPAVEQWAETIASQHGYVNVAHTVEIFGTCAECAECAAGKH; encoded by the coding sequence ATGGCCCGACACCTGTACGGGCGACATGAGGAGGCAGCTGTGGCGGCGCCGATCAGTGGCACGAACGCGGCTCCGGTACGGGGGCGGTCCACCCGCCAGCGGGCGGCGGTCGCGGCGGCGCTCGACGAGGTGGACGAGTTCCGCAGCGCCCAGGAGCTGCACGACGTCCTCAAGCACCGGGGCGACTCGGTCGGTCTGACCACCGTCTACCGCACCCTGCAGTCCCTCGCCGACGCGGGCGAGGTGGACGTGCTGCGCACCACCGAGGGCGAGTCCGTCTACCGCCGCTGCTCGACCGGCGACCACCACCACCATCTGGTCTGCCGGGTCTGCGGCAAGGCCGTCGAGGTGGAGGGCCCGGCCGTGGAGCAGTGGGCAGAGACGATCGCCTCCCAGCACGGCTACGTCAACGTGGCGCACACCGTGGAGATCTTCGGTACCTGCGCCGAGTGCGCCGAGTGCGCGGCCGGGAAGCACTGA
- a CDS encoding metal ABC transporter permease, whose product MEFLTPPFMQRALIAAVLVGITAPAIGIYLVQRRQALMGDGIGHIAMTGVGLGFLLSTSPVWMATAVAVAGAVVMELIRWFGRTRGDIALAMLFYGGMAGGVMLINISDTGSNANLTSYLFGSLSMVSSQDVWAIVLLAAFVVLVTVGLRRQLFAVSQDEEFARVTGLPVRLLNLMIAVTAAVTVTVAMRVVGLLLVSALMVVPVAAAQQVSKSFRLTFVLSVVIGTAVTLAGTVTSYYQDVPPGATIVLLAIAAFVALTALAAPLARRRARGRTEEPGKCTLEVPGSRTAADDVRV is encoded by the coding sequence ATGGAATTCCTCACGCCCCCCTTCATGCAGCGCGCGCTGATCGCCGCCGTCCTGGTCGGCATCACCGCCCCCGCCATCGGCATCTACCTCGTCCAGCGCCGCCAGGCCCTCATGGGCGACGGCATCGGGCACATCGCGATGACCGGTGTCGGCCTCGGCTTCCTGCTCTCCACCAGCCCCGTCTGGATGGCCACCGCCGTCGCGGTCGCCGGCGCGGTCGTCATGGAGCTGATCCGCTGGTTCGGACGCACCCGCGGCGACATCGCCCTGGCCATGCTCTTCTACGGCGGCATGGCGGGCGGCGTGATGCTGATCAACATCTCCGACACCGGCTCGAACGCCAACCTCACCTCGTACCTCTTCGGTTCGCTCTCCATGGTCTCGTCCCAGGACGTCTGGGCGATCGTCCTGCTCGCCGCGTTCGTGGTGCTGGTGACCGTGGGTCTGCGCCGCCAGCTCTTCGCGGTCAGCCAGGACGAGGAGTTCGCGCGGGTCACCGGACTGCCGGTGCGGCTGCTGAACCTCATGATCGCGGTGACGGCAGCCGTGACGGTCACCGTCGCCATGCGGGTCGTCGGTCTGCTGCTGGTCAGCGCGCTGATGGTGGTACCGGTCGCGGCCGCCCAGCAGGTGTCGAAGTCCTTCCGGCTGACCTTCGTGCTCTCCGTGGTGATCGGTACCGCCGTCACCCTGGCCGGCACCGTCACCTCCTACTACCAGGACGTGCCCCCCGGCGCGACGATCGTGCTGCTGGCCATCGCCGCCTTCGTCGCGCTGACCGCGCTGGCCGCCCCGCTGGCCCGCCGCCGGGCCAGGGGCCGCACCGAGGAACCGGGGAAGTGCACCCTGGAGGTACCGGGCAGTCGCACCGCCGCGGACGACGTGCGCGTATGA
- a CDS encoding metal ABC transporter ATP-binding protein has translation MDEPVIPAPATAGSRTGAGKPETEAVIRLTGATATLGSRPVLRGVDLTVHAGEVVALLGANGSGKSTAVRSAIGQVPLTSGTVELFGTPLRRFRHWARVGYVPQRTTASAGVPATVREVVSSGRLSRTGLRVPGRADRAAVDRAIALVGLSDRANDSVSALSGGQHQRVLIARALASEPELLIMDEPMAGVDLASQEILATTLREQVAAGTTVLLVLHELGPLEPLIDRAVVLRDGCVTHDGPPPRSVGQHALPGHDHVHPHAASEPVRTGLLT, from the coding sequence ATGGACGAGCCCGTCATTCCCGCCCCGGCCACCGCCGGGAGCAGGACCGGCGCCGGGAAGCCGGAGACCGAAGCCGTGATCCGGCTCACCGGCGCCACCGCCACCCTTGGCTCCCGACCCGTGCTGCGCGGGGTAGACCTGACCGTCCACGCGGGAGAGGTCGTCGCCCTGCTCGGCGCCAACGGCTCCGGCAAGTCCACCGCCGTACGCTCCGCCATCGGCCAGGTCCCCCTCACCAGCGGCACCGTCGAGCTCTTCGGCACCCCGCTCCGGCGCTTCCGCCACTGGGCCCGCGTCGGCTACGTACCGCAGCGCACCACCGCCTCGGCGGGCGTCCCGGCGACCGTCCGGGAGGTCGTCTCCTCCGGCCGGCTGTCGCGCACCGGGCTGCGCGTCCCGGGCCGGGCCGACCGCGCCGCCGTCGACCGGGCCATCGCCCTCGTCGGGCTGAGCGACCGCGCGAACGACTCGGTGAGCGCGCTCTCCGGCGGGCAGCACCAGCGGGTCCTGATCGCCCGCGCGCTGGCCTCCGAGCCCGAACTGCTGATCATGGACGAGCCGATGGCCGGGGTCGACCTCGCCAGCCAGGAGATCCTCGCCACCACGCTGCGCGAGCAGGTCGCCGCCGGCACCACCGTGCTGCTGGTCCTGCACGAGCTGGGCCCGCTGGAGCCCCTGATCGACCGCGCGGTCGTGCTGCGCGACGGCTGTGTGACGCACGACGGTCCGCCGCCGCGCTCCGTCGGGCAGCACGCGCTCCCCGGCCACGACCACGTCCACCCCCACGCGGCTTCCGAGCCCGTCCGAACGGGACTGCTGACCTGA
- a CDS encoding metal ABC transporter substrate-binding protein — MNVRRLIPATAVAGAVALGITALSACSGSDTAGGSDGKLDVVASFYPMQYLAEEIGGSHVSVTTLTKPGVEPHDLELSPRQIGSLTDADYILYLKGIQPAVDDAIAQSGAKNTVDAAKLTTMETHGSEVDGHDHASSDDHAGDDEETAGRDPHVWLDPVKYAEVAEGVGKSLEKADPAHAADYRANTDALVKKLDALNTEYAAGLKSTTTKTFLTTHSAFGYLAERYGLTQEGIAGVDPEAEPSLARVKDLQHIAEEDGATTVFFETLASDKTAKTLAKDTGLRTDVLDPLEGITDKSKGDDYIQVMESNLAALQKALGAK; from the coding sequence ATGAACGTACGCCGCCTCATACCCGCCACCGCCGTCGCCGGCGCGGTCGCCCTCGGCATCACCGCCCTCTCCGCCTGCTCCGGTTCCGACACCGCCGGCGGGTCCGACGGCAAGCTGGACGTGGTCGCGTCCTTCTATCCCATGCAGTACCTCGCCGAGGAGATCGGCGGCAGCCACGTCTCGGTCACCACGCTGACCAAGCCCGGCGTCGAACCGCACGACCTGGAGCTCAGCCCCCGCCAGATCGGCTCGCTGACCGACGCCGACTACATCCTGTACCTCAAGGGCATCCAGCCCGCCGTGGACGACGCCATCGCCCAGTCCGGTGCGAAGAACACCGTGGACGCCGCGAAGCTCACCACCATGGAGACGCACGGCTCCGAGGTCGACGGCCACGACCACGCGTCGTCCGACGACCACGCCGGCGACGACGAGGAAACGGCCGGCCGCGACCCGCACGTCTGGCTGGACCCGGTGAAGTACGCCGAGGTCGCCGAGGGCGTGGGCAAGTCCCTGGAGAAGGCCGACCCCGCCCACGCGGCCGACTACCGCGCGAACACCGACGCGCTGGTCAAGAAACTGGACGCGCTGAACACGGAGTACGCGGCCGGGCTGAAGTCCACGACCACCAAGACCTTCCTCACCACGCACTCCGCCTTCGGCTACCTCGCCGAGCGCTACGGCCTCACCCAGGAGGGCATCGCCGGAGTCGACCCCGAGGCGGAGCCGAGCCTGGCGCGCGTCAAGGACCTCCAGCACATCGCCGAGGAGGACGGCGCCACCACCGTGTTCTTCGAGACGCTCGCCAGCGACAAGACGGCGAAGACCCTCGCGAAGGACACCGGGCTGCGCACCGACGTCCTGGACCCGCTGGAGGGAATCACCGACAAGTCGAAGGGCGACGACTACATCCAGGTCATGGAGTCGAACCTCGCCGCCCTCCAGAAGGCCCTGGGCGCCAAGTGA